A portion of the Celeribacter baekdonensis genome contains these proteins:
- a CDS encoding alpha/beta fold hydrolase, whose product MSELEATDPVFLLIHGSAHGAWCWRDLIPALVARGGIVHAMDLPSHGADTTPYFEVTLDLYRDAILHKIAEIGTPVILVGHSAGGYAITAAAEAAPECVAQMIYVCAYVPEDGKSLGDMRRSARAHPVLAAIAKTPDDKAFTFRADTVVATLFHDCPAQAVAYALPHLGPQAIRPQETPLTITARSATLPRDYVLCTDDRTIPPEEQEKMVKDWPEDQVHRLTAGHSPYFSHPDSLADLLIKAVRKDG is encoded by the coding sequence ATGTCTGAATTGGAAGCAACTGATCCGGTCTTTCTTTTGATCCACGGCTCCGCCCATGGCGCATGGTGTTGGCGCGATCTGATCCCGGCACTTGTGGCACGCGGGGGCATCGTTCATGCGATGGACCTGCCCTCTCATGGCGCGGACACCACGCCCTATTTCGAGGTGACGCTGGATCTCTACCGCGATGCGATCCTCCATAAGATCGCCGAAATCGGCACGCCGGTGATCCTGGTCGGCCATTCCGCGGGCGGCTACGCCATCACCGCCGCCGCTGAGGCCGCGCCTGAATGTGTCGCGCAGATGATCTATGTTTGTGCCTATGTGCCCGAGGATGGCAAAAGCCTTGGCGACATGCGTCGCAGCGCCCGCGCCCATCCGGTTTTGGCCGCGATTGCGAAAACCCCAGACGACAAGGCCTTTACCTTTCGCGCTGATACCGTCGTGGCGACGTTGTTTCACGATTGTCCGGCGCAGGCCGTGGCCTATGCCCTACCGCATCTGGGGCCACAGGCGATCCGCCCACAAGAAACGCCTCTGACGATCACAGCCCGCTCTGCCACCCTGCCGCGCGATTATGTGCTTTGCACGGATGACCGCACCATCCCGCCGGAAGAGCAGGAAAAAATGGTCAAAGATTGGCCTGAGGATCAGGTGCATCGCCTCACCGCAGGCCATTCGCCCTATTTCTCACACCCGGACAGCTTGGCGGATTTGCTCATCAAGGCTGTGCGCAAAGACGGATAG
- a CDS encoding TCR/Tet family MFS transporter, whose amino-acid sequence MLRHLPILFIVFTVLIDGIGIGLIFPVMPDLIRDVTGRALADAALWGGVLATGYAMMQFLFGPAVGNLSDRFGRKPVLISALFVMMLDYLVMAVAHTIWLLLIGRLIAGLSAATHATAAAYMADISAPEDREKRFGLVHAAMGVGFAVGPMIGGLLAGIDTRAPFYVAAGIAGLNMIFGLLVMPESLPRDKRRPFHWRRANPFAAFRAIGSLSGVKPLLMVFGLYEMAYFVYPAIWSFYGVEKFGFDARMIGLTLFAFGLSMGLAQSVLIGPLVSRFGAYRVTMGGILADIVVFATLGVTSSVPLVWIVTVLSGISSVTIPALQGTMSRATPDTQQGELQGVIGSIAAIATILSPLIMTETFAIFSRPGTAHYLPGAPFLLSMGIVIVAGVVLWHWRVRQDAA is encoded by the coding sequence ATGTTGCGCCATCTTCCGATCTTGTTCATCGTGTTCACCGTCTTGATCGACGGCATCGGCATTGGCCTGATCTTTCCGGTCATGCCCGATCTGATCCGCGACGTGACCGGGCGCGCCTTGGCCGATGCCGCCCTTTGGGGCGGGGTGTTGGCCACCGGCTATGCGATGATGCAGTTTCTGTTTGGACCGGCGGTCGGCAATCTGTCGGATCGCTTTGGCCGCAAACCCGTCCTGATCTCAGCGTTGTTTGTGATGATGCTCGACTATCTGGTGATGGCGGTGGCGCATACGATTTGGCTGTTGCTGATCGGCCGGTTGATCGCCGGATTGTCGGCCGCGACGCATGCCACGGCGGCTGCCTATATGGCGGATATTTCCGCGCCTGAGGATCGCGAAAAGCGCTTTGGTCTTGTCCATGCAGCCATGGGGGTTGGCTTTGCGGTGGGGCCGATGATTGGCGGGCTTTTGGCCGGAATTGACACCCGTGCGCCGTTTTATGTGGCGGCGGGCATCGCCGGATTGAACATGATCTTTGGCCTTTTGGTCATGCCCGAAAGCCTGCCCCGCGACAAACGCCGCCCGTTTCATTGGCGACGTGCCAATCCCTTTGCCGCCTTTCGCGCCATCGGGTCGCTGTCCGGGGTCAAGCCGCTTTTGATGGTCTTTGGCCTCTATGAAATGGCCTATTTCGTCTATCCGGCGATCTGGTCATTTTATGGTGTCGAAAAATTCGGATTTGACGCGCGGATGATTGGCCTGACGCTGTTTGCCTTTGGCCTCTCAATGGGTTTGGCGCAATCGGTGTTGATCGGGCCGCTTGTGAGCCGCTTTGGGGCGTATCGCGTCACCATGGGCGGCATTTTGGCCGATATCGTTGTCTTCGCCACCTTGGGCGTGACCAGTAGCGTGCCGTTGGTGTGGATCGTCACCGTGCTGTCAGGGATTTCCTCGGTCACCATCCCCGCGCTGCAAGGCACGATGAGCCGCGCCACCCCCGACACACAACAGGGCGAATTGCAGGGCGTGATCGGTTCCATCGCGGCCATCGCGACCATTCTCAGCCCCTTGATCATGACCGAAACCTTCGCGATCTTTTCGCGCCCCGGCACGGCGCATTACCTGCCCGGCGCGCCATTTTTATTGTCGATGGGAATTGTCATCGTGGCCGGGGTCGTGTTGTGGCACTGGCGCGTGCGCCAAGATGCGGCGTGA